Sequence from the Clostridiales bacterium genome:
CAATACTATATGAATTCCATGCTATAATTCGTGAACCCATCCATAAAAATTGCTGTGCATTTGCTTCATCTGTGGTGAGCAAACGGCGCTCTTTGTTATTTTCAATTAATCCTATGGTCCAATTAGGGTTATTTGAAATATGGCCAGTCCATACAATTGATTTACCGTCGGTTGCGAATCCTTCAACCGATATATTTTTTGTAATCTGCTGTATTTTACCGTTTTTATTCCAGTATAATTCACTCCATGGATTTTTACTATCTATGCTATCTTTCCCCATCCATATCAAATAATCATCAGTCTGTACAGGATTTATTCCCTGTTTAACTACATCAGTAATTTTATTTTTGATGATATCATATTCTTTAATAGTAACAGTAGGACCTGCTTCGGTTTTAGGACCTACTGCAGGGCTCCATACAACTAAATCATTGTATAATCTAGGATGCTGGAATGGACCATAATATCCATCCCCGTTAGAGTCTTTTAGACTGCTATATATTACCTTGTCTTCATGTTTTGATCTGTCATATATATGAATTCTCCAAATTGCAAAGCTTTGGTCCATTGCTTCACTCCAAACAACCCATTTCTTATTTATATCGGCATATACAGCCTGAGCTTTATCAGGGCAATATGCTATATGCTCATATGTATTGTTATTTAAATTATATAACATTATTTCTTCTTTTTTCCCTTTTTGAGGAGGTGCATCTATTACAAAATAACCGTCATCACCTACATCTACGAGTGCCCATGCACGGTCATCCGGCAATAGCGCATTAAATGTCTTTACATGGACATAAGGCCAGAGTTCTTTCATTGAGATTTCCAGGGGCATTTCGTTATTATATTCTTTACTTATAGTATTTTCACTTGGGTTATTTTTAGGTGATATATTGCTTACTACATTAGGATTTTTCTGTTTTTTCCCACATCCTGATAATATCAATAAAAATAAAATGATACATGCGATAATTTTCCTTACCATATGATTCCTCTTCCGTCAACAATTGTTGCTAAATTTTGATAATATATCTTGGAATATGGAGGGACATCTCCAGACCATGGTATCGATGGAGCACCAGATGCAGGATCAGCATAATGAACATTGGACATATTATCAGTATATCCATCAATTGCAAACCAATGGAATATATTTTGATTTGGATGACCTGTTAAATGAGGGCCACCTTTTACTTCATAAGCATCTCCCGCAACGCCATAATCATGATCAATATCAAAAACAACATGATCTAAAAACGTAGCTGCCTCGACATTTGTTCCGTATGGTATATACCAACTCGTAGACTCATATGAGTTTAATGTATTTGCCATTGGGTAACCTACAGAAGCACTTCTATACCAAGGAGTCTCTTTATCTATCTCAGTTCCAAGCGATGCTGCAGCCTGACTCTGTGTTATACTGATGCTCTTTGCTTTTATGATCATGCAGGCTGTTGCAGGACCACAATAATAAGATTTTTGTTGCGGTTCTTGATACAAATCAAAAATAAAATTACTATAATTGGTTTGTGGTGATACATTATTTGTTTTTTTGGAATTTGATTTAGTACTAATTATAGAATA
This genomic interval carries:
- a CDS encoding C39 family peptidase, whose translation is MKKAFLILLVFCILFVPGKYAFAEDVQKEGPQNGKTHINYPIDAATQKLIDEKQKLEDLYFKAKEGKISVDILHSAEQNFDKAHNTKLSDKDYSIISTKSNSKKTNNVSPQTNYSNFIFDLYQEPQQKSYYCGPATACMIIKAKSISITQSQAAASLGTEIDKETPWYRSASVGYPMANTLNSYESTSWYIPYGTNVEAATFLDHVVFDIDHDYGVAGDAYEVKGGPHLTGHPNQNIFHWFAIDGYTDNMSNVHYADPASGAPSIPWSGDVPPYSKIYYQNLATIVDGRGIIW